A window of Plasmodium malariae genome assembly, chromosome: 5 contains these coding sequences:
- the PmUG01_05036500 gene encoding conserved Plasmodium protein, unknown function: MINNTKKKKEDNKKLKKKPNTLKKKKNASEKKNVSNDKKNEKPRTILIWIDLLKNLKLRKNIDEEISNYEINKNINDKLLLFLNNDLEENAILEKIDELKNSKLSILVDIHKENMNNLQKQFEQDIYKMFNDFEEDQKILIRNRNSIIHNINLFYRKLEENQKERKTNLEKEELHMMDEIRKNYIAERYIANYKFEKFREEDNKTFRDLLAENKKVLNEERENYNSVKTKYERNKESLLSKEKEVHELELKIDSWKLKLENEIKIYEMQIERLRNEKTQLLNHIRAIKLILQKLKHNDKQRLIDITVNSSKCISKLEENISLANKLINTNNLCRKYETEREQIFSSLDSMKQNKRDEYVDAAGEELLKNMKKGNENKAHLLENFFKRKNKAILDIIILKKELQTLKKENKKYNKIIDDMENKLNFNKKVKIKKDEFVIRAA; this comes from the exons ACGAtaagaaaaatgagaaaCCTCGTACAATCTTAATATGGATAGACTTGCTGAAAAATCTGAAA CTGAGAAAGAACATAGACGAAGAAATAAGCAACTATgagataaacaaaaatattaacgacaagctattactatttttaaataacgatttagaagaaaatgctatattagaaaaaatagacGAGTTAAAAAATAGCAAGTTAAGTATATTAGTAGACATTCATAaggaaaatatgaacaacCTACAAAAACAATTTGAacaagatatatataaaatgtttaacGATTTTGAAGAAgatcaaaaaattttaattagaAATAGAAACAGTATAATTCATAACATTAACCTGTTTTATAGAAAG tTGGAGGAAAACCAAAAAGAGAGGAAAActaatttagaaaaagaagagCTTCATATGATGGATGAAATACGGAAAAACTACATTGCAGAGAGATACATAGCAAATTACAAGTTTGAGAAATTCAGAGAGGAAGATAACAAAACTTTTAGGGACCTACTTgcggaaaataaaaaagtactGAACGAAGAACGTGAAAATTACAATTCAGTCAAAACTAAGTatgaaagaaataaagagaGTCTGTTGTCTAAGGAGAAGGAG gtaCACGAACTGGAATTAAAAATTGACAGCTggaaattaaaattagaGAATGAAATTAAG ATATACGAAATGCAAATTGAGAGGCTACGAAATGAGAAAACGCAACTGTTAAATCACATAAGAGCAATTAAGTTGATACTGCAAAAATTGAA ACATAATGACAAGCAAAGACTAATTGACATAACTGTAAATTCCAGCAAATGCATAAGCAAGTTGGAAGAAAATATTTCCCTAGCAAACAAGTTAATTAATACTAATAATTTATGCAG gAAGTACGAAACTGAGAGAGAACAAATTTTTTCGAGTTTAGACTCGATGAAGCAAAACAAAAGAGACGAATATGTTGACGCTGCGGGAGAAGAATTGCTT aaaaatatgaaaaaaggaaatgagAATAAGGCACATTTGCTtgaaaacttttttaaaaggaaGAACAAAGCAATCTTAGATAT AATTATCTTAAAGAAGGAACTACAAACTctcaaaaaggaaaataaaaaatacaataaaattattgatGATATGGAAAATAAACTAAACTTTAACAAAAAAGTGAAGATTAAGAAGGATGAATTTGTTATAAGAGCGGCGtaa
- the PmUG01_05036600 gene encoding conserved Plasmodium protein, unknown function, translating into MLFYYDKNMNWRKMKKTVVGNITYFTKNVLPNNLFKISSVCFSSKVEIPHFFNECSKIPVSKYNSCEEMCEKKKHNSNDYILTNNIYYVKELDFFERLIKVYIDVIFNYPKYPVHVQDLHIFCRSILKEKVENVKRSKEHKNRILFGSVEPAPSTLNAYLVELNDESEKNENKTEQNMNEIVEKVKKVYNYKNVLYALFTLEHKKIVFNYTQNILERDLQHCFLNSTVNASKEIYRFIKRNGKDNIYIYVLEYSDNLHILKKRYDFVKNLFFSISEQNKDKHARICRVNT; encoded by the exons ATGCTCTTTTATTATGACAAAAACATGAACtggagaaaaatgaaaaaaacagtTGTAGGTAATATTACCTActttacaaaaaatgtacTTCCAAACaacctttttaaaataagttCTGTTTGTTTTTCTTCAAAAGTCGAAATACCTCACTTCTTCAATGAGTGCTCGAAAATACCTGTGAGTAAATACAATTCATGTGAAGAAATGTGCgagaaaaagaaacataACAGCAAcgattatatattaacaaacaacatttattatgtaaaagaATTAGATTTCTTTGAGAGGCTTATCAAAGTATATATTGATGTTATATTTAACTATCCAAAATATCCTGTTCATGTTCAggatttacatatttttt GCAGAAGTATATTAAAAGAGAAGGTTGAAAATGTTAAAAGGAGCAAAGAGCACAAGAATCGAATATTATTTGGGAGCGTGGAGCCAGCACCTAGTACTTTGAATGCTTATCTTGTTGAATTAAATGATGAGTcagagaaaaatgaaaataagacAGAACAAAATATGAATGAAATTGTTGAAAAGGTAAAGAAggtttataattataaaaatgtactgTATGCTTTATTCACGTtagaacataaaaaaattgtatttaattatacacaaaatatattagaaagaGATTTACAACACTGCTTCCTTAATTCTACTGTAAATGCaagtaaagaaatatatcgatttattaaaagaaatgggaaagataacatatatatttacgtcCTTGAATATTCCGATAATTTGCATATATTGAAAAAGCGTTAtgattttgttaaaaatttattttttagtatttcTGAACAGAACAAGGATAAGCATGCGAGAATATGTAGGGTTAATACGTAA
- the PmUG01_05036700 gene encoding protein transport protein GOT1, putative, with product MLDENKTIGLLLFFLGIVSGFIGVFLFFDKFFLCVSNLFFLLGLYYLVGTTKIVRFLMNKKKIVGSASFLFGFFLIILNRTLIGFVFQTFGIYKLFFSFLPNIVHFVKYSPIGFILNLPGIKQLADYLVNSDRLPI from the coding sequence atgttagatgaaaataaaaccATAGGattactactattttttttaggaaTAGTATCGGGGTTTATTGGagtatttctattttttgataaattttttttatgtgtatcaaatttgttttttttattaggcttatattatttagtaGGAACAACAAAAATTGTAAGATTtttaatgaacaaaaaaaaaattgtaggTAGTGCAAGTTTTTTATTTGGTTTcttcttaataattttaaacagAACATTAATTGGCTTTGTATTTCAGACATttggaatatataaattattcttttcctttttgccAAATATTGTgcattttgtaaaatattcaCCTATTGGtttcatattaaatttacCTGGAATAAAGCAACTGGCGGATTACCTTGTAAATAGCGATCGATTGcccatttaa
- the PmUG01_05036800 gene encoding conserved Plasmodium protein, unknown function gives MNHRTCRSVQKIFDDVTFNKVDRKKLRFDNKKLNFFFENGILNYSLVEIIGGSGSGKTQFALTLCAEQLLKTFEEKKENIVFYIYINRIFPMHRLTEIVEKKLEQKKQVSNIVYNSNSYGVACVENFVDSNEDYLNAPNVSKLSGDNFIDSEKNHLFDEEMLNQKGVEASKKPQSYGRSSSFDEKRKNMARNVLQNLYIQKINDETDFFILFEKEIYYILKYYKISLLVIDSFNSIFNGNEKIDSYKKHQLFIKFSLILKKISYENDFFVLLINSSQIKKAYNSDFAFDFSDYIVSLSCSNTIIILKRTKKKNQTVRKMTVKCSEFLSKYKSLNFEITDSGFTVV, from the exons ATGAATCATCGTACGTGCAGATCtgttcaaaaaatatttgacgACGTCACTTTCAACAAAGTAGacag aaaaaaacTAAGATTTGACAACAAGAagctaaatttttttttcgagaATGGCATATTAAATTATAGCTTGGTCGAAATAATAGGAGGTTCAGGAAGTGGGAAAACACAATTCGCCTTAACATTATGTGCAGAACaacttttaaaaacatttgaagagaagaaagaaaatatcgttttttatatttatattaatagaatATTTCCAATGCACAGACTTACAGAAATAGTGGAAAAGAAGTTAGAGCAGAAGAAGCAGGTTAGTAATATTGTGTATAATAGTAACAGCTACGGTGTTGCATGTGTAGAAAACTTTGTTGATAGTAATGAAGATTATTTAAATGCACCCAATGTTAGTAAACTAAGTGGCGACAATTTTATAGACTCTGAAAAAAATCATTTGTTTGATGAAGAGATGCTTAATCAAAAGGGAGTAGAAGCGTCAAAAAAACCGCAGAGTTACGGCCGCTCATCATCTTttgatgaaaaaagaaagaacatGGCTCGAAATGTACtgcaaaatttatatattcaaaaaattaacgaCGAAACagatttctttattttatttgagaaagaaatatattacattttaaaatattataaaatatcttTACTTGTAATTGATTCATTTAATTCTATATTCAatggaaatgaaaaaattgataGCTATAAAAAACATCagctttttattaaattttctttaattttaaaaaaaatttcatatgaGAATGATTTTTTTGTACTACTAATTAATAGTTcgcaaataaaaaaagcataCAACTCTGATTTTGCATTCGACTTTTCTGATTACATTGTTAGTTTATCTTGCTCCAACACAATTATAATTCTAAAAAGAACGAAGAAAAAGAATCAAACAGTACGAAAAATGACAGTTAAGTGCTCTGAGTTCTTAAGCAAGTATAAATCCCTAAACTTTGAAATTACAGATTCTGGATTTACGGTTGTCTGA
- the PmUG01_05036900 gene encoding conserved Plasmodium protein, unknown function, whose translation MERRKKRKKISLLIDVLLYFILFYSMFPIEKKNERKLSENYSEAGKAFKNILPFYLNTPQYCNLLFDMNVSGTYSIRWGVNYIYFEHLNDSFFVNFNLYSIYVKEVELYEYRHRSFLLLKKESVENEIKFVTSIEYDKSIDAKEQRTFYFTVHSNYVQSFDTYINVTIDVNIVGHVGRGGERGSGQVPSVDEKKNDDITMVDESKNGIKQNRLPLNNNSYIIIKENYYYASNEDYKFNVREADNFYVDSKGNKIIVIYSVLFFVDFNKHCNISFFSLLTQGIEQGKNFSMDLKKIKLGKNYMHNMTTESILKYSFSHKECKEGCIKSSKTKNGVFLHTLMENNNIYKFDIVYTIYSSHSTYGNDSIYGSYSNYDISNSDRGSGHTSTSSDTIRPNEVVHFNLEYSIVNNSKNYTINDYMKEQFYKECVHNTFFPHQIIQVGENDEHFTGLVVTPSGKNKCSQNGGKCIDDDKKKADNSNHVAENVDFIIYGRVIEINDTFILNFDPINLFEEEHKVGLHVSEESLFNFSLISKSESIYVNLLKKGSSQTVCNTYYLNNINDYSLFSYITRDSATFLHKHFNDTFEVNKKDANHKFKNFSLQNILYINCVVPKGEYELKIIVNGYNVICDPNEINLVLYPLLMYEEKHTCDSSMNALTDLFYYHLRAENRSQSGRGSVVGGLGGTTASRVDVSGEATPERTSNSASSYARQNDDLTSEVQKTYSNIYEKKWMMNNPLFEQDDFVILYEKSIEEQVDELVVIVNNSLFVDIFLVIVEFIGEDSYYYIYRNSRSIVKYMLKYKNPFTIYLLASNLHYENRKLCGYFFVDIDFLKGSITVSLDGTEDYKKMIQKINYIPSLIIGYDSYAFSNFCYVPDYKKHILTICVQENSIIKINCFTQNYIYIYLLDQNKNKIYEGYNHLYIESFTRGEYEIIFEFNVPNDKETDASFFYLQIYIYQLSALEKCVFDGQTDSSSGSSSDGNGKDAQFKNYLSSNENGDNSEYDLSSFSATNNSKIELKQKGKNFFFFQNEYAYHLFKRNFLFLFPSKRTTKNLILPQVSHLNNIAFLLKLELVFHKNFLPYKMTIQEGTDDLLMHHSYTYKNKILLTMTILNNSVKVFKLYIDLYEDINEKLKNDYCPYAYLNIIYTNEGGTYKQAAFSGLNFGEISMPLLLNSILLKSFAYARGMGNSERNKDEDMGVVRRNDSGVRNDDWSNKHTSTISFRNSNTVTIGSQSVDYNLKIINNSTTLFLAEHSVFFNMYMYRENNDISLKIYKYLNSDNKLEEGYGVTFDEMNKEHVLSHSEEIMSFSNKHIYISTWLKKGLYIFKYEQSTSPFFINLSVIWNYQDDDKNMGKNYLKRYKYGGQSLTHYNNGKTEEPPADDAISDTILKNEIYFYFDKELKCDGRKDIFYESKKKLHRLTFFLKEVINNNIFETHSDDSMQITVKRDSRNTLIYERYCICIGGGPKVNDMHSDGSTSAVSANEVAQGVVTQPWTGSGSRSSSSSSSSNGSSSSSSSNGSSSSSSNRYKIYHISVEESTKVYIEIKPHFHFFIYPFRVSVTSEDFYFNIFSENRNVINTNLGKGEYEVILSFPQLKENKNTLQNAIFDLIILVILPEKGAIIGDKILASSYMSNRLSGKLLEKELCNISTYKTLFNKVDLVNINENDSYVSKYIISSKFKNNYFQIFDKYYVNNFQQEIFFTIPGESYILKIFCMPIDELGGENMYKEGTYNNTYNGNSNSTYNNNAYNNNITYDSSVHNNSSSETMSNIYNVASNYVNAILNVRNNFSVQVVLADMDNKSNVKNNTSNDNEKDKYDDNNSSNRNNSSNSNAFVSPLHSNENEEYMLILYKVDNNFKLVIKTNNHECNYFKIILSLHPLSFYNSEHYFSYANYLDKYLKNLFNTLSVKTKLYEGINYTHEKSSMYSLTRLTSPIVNLKSVNMKDLFSFPLSINKASYFKINIGYNFSLVSFEIKLMKNSTTISCSNKVEVNLQDDTVNIFENISVYLEKGDYILQIFSFDYMGNSVNINKNFSFPFYFELEIFEFFQETKKSGPILLDIFPHNSVPVDAVFWGEVKGKEMFLEVHNKKYADLRNRKIIKYGNIEIHKSFLLPEDMMNMEESFILKFTPSANIYVSEQNEKKLNFIFSTYSTNIEQNNNSYKVVQGEDKIVMIGSGQRNGQVHEENVNKSFLFEYDQRDITEAGESVNDSQTNIHVDKFFDLDNVIKNYRLNEKKKKREVSYTSLENSNKQNDSCIPLYLFTYKIYCFERSNYLIFIFSFFLFSVSCAFICLLIKLYNNWKYYNNYDIVVESEEVINLFDDDDI comes from the exons atggaaagacgaaagaaaaggaaaaaaatttctcTCCTCATTGATGTATTActttactttattttgttctattcCATGTTTcctattgaaaaaaaaaatgaaagaaaactTAGTGAAAATTACAGTGAAGCAGGAAAAGCTTTTAAGAATATTCTCCCCTTTTATTTGAATACTCCTCAGTACTGTAATCTATTATTTGACATGAACGTATCAGGTACTTATTCAATAAGGTGGGgtgttaattatatatacttcgAACACTTGAATGAtagtttttttgtaaattttaacttgtatagtatatatgtaaaagaGGTAGAATTGTACGAGTACAGACATAGGAgttttctattattaaaGAAAGAATCAgtagaaaatgaaataaaatttgtaacGTCCATTGAGTATGATAAGAGTATAGATGCAAAGGAACAGAggactttttattttactgtGCATTCAAATTATGTGCAGAGCTTTGACACGTACATAAATGTAACAATTGATGTAAACATAGTTGGACATGTTGGTAGGGGAGGAGAAAGAGGTAGTGGTCAGGTGCCATCTGttgatgaaaagaaaaatgacgATATAACAATGGTTGATGAATCAAAAAATGggataaaacaaaatagacTTCCTCTAAATAACAATAGttacattataataaaggaaaattattattacgcATCTAATGAAGACTATAAGTTCAACGTAAGAGAAGCTGACAATTTTTATGTGGACTCGAAGGGGaacaaaataattgtaatatatagtgttttattttttgtcgATTTTAACAAACATTGTAATATAAGTTTCTTCTCTCTTCTAACACAAGGGATAGAACAGGGAAAAAACTTTTCTATggacttaaaaaaaataaaattaggtaaaaattatatgcacAATATGACAACAGAgagtatattaaaatattcattttccCATAAAGAGTGCAAAGAAGGTTGCATTAAGAGtagcaaaacaaaaaatggcGTGTTTTTACACACATTAATGGagaataataacatatataagttCGACATCGTGTACACCATATACAGCAGTCACAGCACCTACGGCAATGACAGCATTTACGGAAGTTACAGCAATTATGACATTTCGAATTCTGATCGAGGAAGTGGCCATACGAGCACCTCTAGCGATACGATACGCCCTAACGAGGTTGTCCATTTTAACCTTGAATACTCTATTGTGAACAACTCAAAAAATTACACAATTAATGACTACATGAAAGaacaattttataaagaatGCGTTCATAATACTTTTTTCCCCCATCAGATTATTCAAGTAGGGGAGAATGACGAACATTTTACCGGTTTAGTGGTTACTCCGTCGGGTAAAAATAAGTGCTCACAGAATGGCGGAAAGTGCATCGACGATGATAAAAAGAAAGCAGATAATAGTAACCACGTAGCAGAGAATGTTGATTTCATAATTTACGGAAGAGTGATAGAAATAAACGATACattcattttaaattttgatcCAATTAATTTATTCGAAGAAGAACATAAGGTTGGTTTACATGTGAGTGAGGAGTCTTTGTTTAATTTCAGCCTTATTTCTAAGTCGgaaagtatatatgtaaatttgcTAAAAAAAGGGTCATCTCAAACTGTTTGTAATACTTATTATTTGaacaatataaatgattACAGTCTGTTTAGTTATATAACAAGAGACAGTGCtacttttttacataaacatTTCAATGATACATTTGAGGTGAACAAGAAGGATGCGAATCATaagtttaaaaatttttctttacaaaatattttatacatcaACTGTGTCGTACCAAAAGGGGAATACGAATTGAAGATTATTGTTAATGGTTATAATGTAATTTGTGATCCAAACGAAATTAATTTAGTCCTTTATCCCTTGCTCATGTATGAGGAAAAACATACGTGTGACAGTAGCATGAATGCACTTACCGATTTGTTTTACTACCACTTGAGAGCGGAAAATAGGAGCCAAAGTGGAAGAGGAAGCGTAGTTGGCGGTTTAGGAGGCACTACTGCATCGAGAGTCGACGTGTCTGGTGAAGCCACCCCCGAGAGAACCTCAAACAGTGCATCCAGCTACGCAAGGCAGAATGACGATCTGACGTCAGAAGTGCAAAAAACGTATAGTAATATTTACGAGAAAAAGTGGATGATGAACAATCCCCTCTTTGAGCAAGACgattttgtaatattatacGAAAAGAGCATTGAAGAACAAGTAGACGAGTTGGTTGTTATTGTAAACAACTCATTGTTtgttgatatttttttagtaatagTAGAATTTATAGGGGAGGAcagttattattatatatatcgaAACTCAAGAAGCATAGTGAAATATATGCTTAAGTATAAAAACCcttttactatatatttgttGGCATCAAATTTACATTACGAGAATAGAAAATTATGTggttatttttttgtagatattgattttttaaaagggtCTATAACAGTATCATTGGATGGTACAGAGGATTATAAAAAGAtgattcaaaaaattaattatataccaAGTCTTATAATAGGATATGACTCCTACGCCTTTAGTAACTTTTGCTACGTTCCAGATTACAAAAAACATATTCTTACGATATGTGTTCAAGAAAATTcaatcataaaaataaattgctttacacaaaattatatttatatttatttattagatcaaaataaaaataaaatatatgaagggTATAaccatttatatattgaatCATTTACTAGGGGAGAATATGAAATCATTTTCGAGTTTAACGTGCCAAATGATAAAGAAACAgatgcttcttttttttatttacaaatatatatctacCAACTGAGTGCTTTAGAAAAATGTGTATTTGATGGCCAAACTGATAGTAGTAGTGGCAGCAGTAGCGATGGAAATGGTAAAGATGCCCAATTCAAGAACTACTTATCATCGAACGAAAATGGAGACAATTCTGAATATGACCTTAGCTCCTTTAGTGCAACTAATAACAGCAAAATAGAATTAAAGCAAAAGGggaaaaacttttttttttttcaaaatgaataCGCATATCatctttttaaaagaaattttctttttctttttccaagTAAAAGAAcgacaaaaaatttaattttacctCAAGTGtcacatttaaataatattgcTTTTTTGCTAAAACTGGAACttgtttttcataaaaatttcttaCCTTATAAAATGACCATTCAAGAAGGCACAGATGATTTGTTAATGCATCATAGTTAtacgtataaaaataaaattttgctAACTATGACAATTTTGAATAATAGTGTAAAAGTTTTTAAGTTGTATATAGACCTATATGaagatataaatgaaaaattaaaaaatgattattgCCCCTATGCCTATTTGAATATTATCTATACCAATGAGGGAGGAACATACAAGCAAGCTGCTTTTTCAGGTTTAAACTTTGGTGAAATCAGTATGCCCTTACTTCTAAATAGCATATTGCTAAAAAGCTTCGCGTATGCTAGGGGCATGGGCAATAGCGAACGTAACAAAGACGAAGATATGGGGGTGGTCAGACGCAACGATAGCGGTGTCAGAAATGATGACTGGAGCAACAAACACACTTCGACAATATCATTTAGAAACTCAAACACAGTTACTATTGGTAGCCAAAGCGTGGATTATAatctaaaaattattaataatagtacAACGCTTTTCTTGGCTGAACAtagtgttttttttaatatgtacatgtacaggGAAAATAACGATATAtcattgaaaatttataaatatttaaatagtgATAACAAATTAGAGGAAGGATACGGAGTAACATTTGATGAAATGAATAAGGAGCATGTTTTATCCCATTCGGAGGAAATTATGTCTTTCTCaaataaacacatatatatatcaaccTGGTTAAAAAAAGgcttgtatatatttaaatatgaacaaagtACATCTccctttttcattaatttgaGTGTAATATGGAATTATCAAGATGATGATAAAAACATGGGGAAGAATTATcttaaaagatataaatatggAGGACAGTCATTAAcacattataataatgggAAGACTGAAGAACCCCCTGCCGATGATGCTATTAGTGAtactattttgaaaaatgaaatttatttttattttgataaagAACTAAAATGTGATGGaagaaaagatatattttatgaaagcaaaaaaaaactacatcggttaactttttttttaaaagaggtcataaataacaatatttttgaaaCTCATTCTGATGATAGTATGCAGATAACTGTAAAGAGGGACTCAAGGAATACGTTAATTTATGAGAGATATTGTATATGCATAGGGGGTGGTCCGAAAGTGAATGACATGCATTCCGATGGTTCAACCAGTGCGGTAAGTGCTAATGAAGTCGCCCAGGGTGTAGTAACGCAACCGTGGACCGGTAGTGGTAGTAGAAGcagcagtagtagcagtagcagtaacggcagcagtagtagcagtagcagtaaCGGCAGCAGTAGCAGCAGCAGTAATAGGTACAAAATTTATCACATTAGTGTAGAGGAGAGTACCAAGGTGTACATCGAAATAAAGCcgcattttcatttttttatttatccatTCCGCGTAAGTGTAACATCAGaggatttttattttaacatttttagtGAAAATAGGAATGTTATTAATACCAATTTGGGAAAAGGAGAGTACGAAGTAATTCTGTCTTTTCCacaattaaaagaaaataaaaatacattacaaAATGCTATATTTGATCTTATTATATTAGTAATTTTGCCTGAAAAGGGTGCAATAATAGGGGATAAAATTTTAGCTAGTTCATATATGAGTAATAGGTTAAGTGGGAAATTGTTAGAAAAGGAGTTGTGTAATATAAGCACATATAAaactttatttaataaagtagatttagtaaatataaatgaaaatgattCATAtgtaagtaaatatattatttcatcaaaatttaaaaataactatTTCCAAATTTTTGACAAGtattatgttaataattttcaacaagaaatattttttacaattccAGGTGAGAGTtacattttgaaaattttctgCATGCCTATAGATGAGCTGGGAGGtgaaaatatgtacaaagAGGGTACTTacaataatacatataatggtaatagtaatagtacgtataacaataatgcatataataataacataactTACGATAGTAGTGTCCACAATAATAGCAGTAGTGAAACGATGAGCAACATTTACAATGTGGCTTCTAACTACGTAAATGCTATTTTGAATGTACGTAACAATTTTAGCGTTCAAGTTGTACTGGCTGATATGGATAATAAGTCTAATGTTAAGAATAACACCTCGAATGATAATGAGAAGGATAaatatgatgataataacagtagtaatcgtaataacagtagtaatagtaatgcCTTCGTTTCACCGCTACATTCAAATGAGAATGAAGAGTATATGCTAATTTTATACAAAGTGGACAACAATTTTAAACtggtaataaaaacaaataatcatGAATGTAATTACTTCAAGATAATTTTAAGTCTTCATCCCCTCAGTTTTTATAACAGTGAACATTATTTCTCATATGCTAATTACCTagataaatatttgaaaaatttattcaatACCTTGTCTGTTAAGACCAAGTTGTATGAAGGTATAAACTATACACATGAAAAGTCGTCCATGTACAGCCTCACACGTTTAACTTCACCTATTGTTAATTTGAAAAGTGTCAATATGAAGgaccttttttcctttccctTGTCCATTAATAAG gCTAGCTATTTCAAGATAAATATTGGCTACAACTTTTCGCTAGTCAGTTTTGAAATAAAGTTAATGAAGAACAGTACGACTATTTCATGTAGTAATAAGGTGGAAGTAAACTTACAAGATGACACTGTGaacatatttgaaaatattagtgtatatttagaaaaaggagattatatattacagaTCTTTTCCTTTGATTATATGGGAAATtctgttaatataaataaaaattttagtttccctttttattttgagcTTGAAATTTTTGAGTTTTTTCAAGAAACTAAGAAGAGCGGCCCTATCCTCTTGGATATTTTCCCGCACAATTCAGTCCCT GTTGACGCAGTTTTTTGGGGAGAagtaaaaggaaaagaaatgtTCTTGGAGGTGCATAACAAGAAATATGCAGATTTAAGAAATaggaaaataattaaatatggaaatattgaaatacataaatcttttttattacctGAAGATATGATGAACATGGAggaaagttttattttaaaatttacccCAAGTgcgaatatatatgtgagtgaacaaaatgaaaaaaaattaaactttaTCTTTTCAACTTATAGTACAAATATTGAACAGAACAACAACAGTTACAAAGTGGTGCAAGGGGAAGACAAGATTGTGATGATAGGATCAGGGCAAAGAAATGGACAAGTACATGAAGAAAATGTGAACAAGTCTTTCTTGTTTGAATATGATCAAAGGGACATTACTGAAGCAGGAGAAAGTGTTAATGATTCTCAGACGAATATTCACGTAgataa ATTTTTTGACCTTGAcaatgttattaaaaattaccgacttaacgaaaaaaaaaaaaaaagagaagtaTCTTACACGTCGCTCGAGAATAGTAATAAGCAGAATGACTCGTGTATCCCTCTATacttatttacatataaaatttactgTTTCGAAAGGAGTAATTatcttattttcattttttcttttttccttttttccgtGTCTTGTGcttttatatgtttactaATAAAATTGTACAATAATTGGAAGTATTACAACAATTATGATATTGTTGTTGAAAGTGAAGAAGTAATAAATCTTTTTGATGACGATGacatataa